A window of Terriglobia bacterium contains these coding sequences:
- a CDS encoding ChbG/HpnK family deacetylase encodes MKRLIINADDFGLTRGVNRAIAEAHERGVVTSATLMASGPEFDEAVALARGLPQISVGCHVDLIQLAPVSPPSQLPTLARDGYFRPGFARFARAALRNRLSADEIRNEAGAQMGKLQSAGITLTHFDTHKHTHLFPRVLGPLLQAAKERGIGAVRNPFEPDPIVRLVEVSSRPKLLSRYCAVRVFQSMAGEFRKLVEAEGLATTDGTVGIVLTGFLDRRRLRALIQRIPEGTWELVTHPGYSDAALRPLSALTAARETELALLTSATTRDLLQECGVQLISYLDLVSHPCAVGA; translated from the coding sequence ATGAAGCGGCTGATCATCAACGCCGACGATTTCGGCCTCACGCGCGGCGTCAATCGCGCAATCGCCGAAGCCCATGAGCGGGGCGTGGTCACCTCCGCCACGCTGATGGCGAGCGGGCCCGAATTCGACGAAGCCGTCGCGCTCGCCCGCGGTCTGCCGCAGATATCGGTCGGCTGCCACGTTGACCTGATCCAGCTCGCGCCGGTATCGCCGCCATCGCAACTTCCCACCTTGGCGCGCGATGGTTACTTTCGCCCCGGTTTTGCGCGCTTCGCGCGGGCAGCCCTGCGCAACCGCCTCTCCGCCGACGAAATCAGGAACGAAGCCGGCGCGCAGATGGGCAAGCTGCAATCCGCCGGAATCACCCTCACTCACTTCGACACTCACAAGCACACGCACCTGTTTCCGCGGGTGCTTGGTCCGTTGTTGCAGGCGGCGAAGGAGCGCGGCATTGGCGCGGTCCGCAATCCGTTCGAGCCCGACCCGATCGTCCGGCTGGTGGAGGTGTCATCGCGACCGAAGCTGCTCAGCCGCTACTGTGCAGTGCGCGTGTTCCAGTCCATGGCGGGCGAATTCCGCAAGCTGGTGGAAGCGGAAGGACTGGCCACAACCGACGGCACCGTCGGCATCGTGCTCACCGGATTCCTCGACCGGCGGCGCTTGCGCGCCTTGATCCAGCGCATCCCGGAAGGCACGTGGGAGCTGGTGACGCATCCCGGTTACAGCGACGCCGCGCTGCGTCCCCTGAGCGCGCTCACGGCTGCGCGCGAAACCGAACTCGCCCTGCTGACGTCGGCCACCACACGCGACCTTTTGCAGGAATGTGGCGTGCAACTGATCTCGTACCTCGATCTGGTTTCACATCCCTGCGCGGTTGGCGCCTGA
- a CDS encoding ATP-binding cassette domain-containing protein, producing the protein MTLVDDINVEVRPGEVLGVVGPSGSGESSCLRLLNRLDESTSGRVFLEPRLRHSLPPELLQNIAVVETLVTEGGGMTTIAARARGILRKVANSARKAL; encoded by the coding sequence CTGACACTGGTAGATGACATTAATGTCGAGGTTCGTCCCGGCGAGGTTTTGGGTGTGGTCGGACCCAGCGGATCGGGGGAGAGTTCGTGCTTGCGACTTTTGAACCGCTTGGATGAATCGACATCCGGCAGGGTGTTTCTCGAACCACGGTTGCGGCATAGCTTGCCGCCGGAGTTGCTGCAAAACATCGCAGTAGTTGAGACACTGGTGACGGAGGGCGGCGGAATGACAACGATTGCCGCACGTGCTCGGGGCATCTTGCGCAAGGTCGCTAACTCAGCTCGCAAAGCGCTGTAA